A single region of the Geobacillus subterraneus genome encodes:
- a CDS encoding alpha/beta-type small acid-soluble spore protein, with the protein MARGSNKLLVPGIEQALEQIKYEIAQEFGVQLGAGTVSRANGSVGGEITKRLVAQAQSELAGRRTE; encoded by the coding sequence ATGGCACGTGGAAGCAACAAACTGCTTGTTCCAGGCATTGAACAAGCATTGGAACAAATTAAATACGAAATCGCCCAAGAGTTTGGCGTGCAGCTCGGGGCTGGCACTGTTTCGCGCGCCAACGGCTCCGTCGGCGGGGAAATTACGAAACGGCTCGTCGCCCAAGCGCAAAGCGAGCTGGCAGGACGGAGAACAGAATAA
- the sigI gene encoding RNA polymerase sigma factor SigI yields the protein MFGTLLKKRERTLERTVEEIQQGNEALRNEFIQQYKPFIAKTVSSVCKRFIREEDDEASIGLIAFNEAIEKYAPHKGGSFLSFAELLIKRRLIDYIRKEARARDAVWYTEDKEDGEQTAQAYLDAKLSVDEFYKQIEQEQRREEIIHYQQVLKQFGIHFHDLVEQSPKHKDARLNAIRVAQLLVEKEELLGLLFQKKQLPIKQLETMASVSRKTIERNRKYIIAVAVILAGDYIYLKDYIKGVLPS from the coding sequence ATGTTTGGCACATTATTAAAAAAGAGAGAAAGAACGCTTGAACGGACGGTTGAGGAAATTCAACAGGGGAATGAAGCGCTTCGCAACGAATTCATCCAACAATATAAGCCGTTTATCGCCAAAACGGTTTCGAGCGTGTGCAAGCGGTTCATTCGCGAAGAGGATGACGAAGCGAGCATCGGGTTGATCGCTTTTAACGAGGCGATTGAGAAATATGCGCCGCATAAAGGAGGTTCTTTCCTCTCGTTTGCCGAGCTGCTCATTAAACGGCGCCTTATCGATTACATTCGGAAAGAGGCGAGAGCACGGGATGCAGTATGGTATACGGAGGACAAGGAAGACGGCGAGCAAACGGCGCAAGCGTACTTGGACGCCAAGCTCTCTGTCGATGAATTTTACAAGCAAATCGAACAAGAGCAGCGTCGGGAAGAAATCATCCATTACCAGCAAGTGCTGAAACAATTCGGCATTCATTTTCACGATTTAGTTGAACAGTCGCCAAAACATAAAGACGCCCGCCTAAACGCCATCCGCGTAGCCCAACTCCTCGTAGAGAAAGAGGAGCTGCTTGGCCTGTTGTTTCAAAAAAAACAGCTGCCGATCAAACAGTTGGAAACGATGGCGTCCGTCAGCCGCAAGACGATTGAGAGAAACAGAAAATATATTATTGCGGTCGCGGTCATTTTGGCGGGCGATTATATTTACTTAAAGGACTATATAAAAGGGGTGCTTCCATCGTGA
- a CDS encoding LacI family DNA-binding transcriptional regulator — protein MTTIKDIAKAAGVSITTVSRALNGYSDVNENTRQKIIDIAKQLNYSPNTLARGLVMNKSKTIGLLVSGLTRDSAKDNFTFEVLAGVNEYVSEVDYDMVLFSTTSTKQREKTYTQLCRERRVDGAILQGIRTDDPYLHEVVESNIPCVLIDIPIESKTVGYVTTDNVLGAKKAVRHLIELGHKRIAMINGYEYAFVSEQRLKGFKEALLEAGLPVREYWIANGAFREEIAEQEALRLLQYYPEITAFFCASDLMALGVIKAAKRLGKQVPDDVAVIGYDDIILASYSAPSLSTIAQDKFAMGYEAAKLLIAMLEGKADSHVKILQTELKVRESTVKGVK, from the coding sequence GTGACAACGATTAAAGATATCGCCAAAGCAGCAGGGGTTTCCATTACTACCGTTTCACGTGCATTAAACGGCTATTCCGATGTCAATGAAAATACGAGGCAAAAGATCATTGATATCGCTAAGCAATTAAACTACAGTCCGAATACGCTCGCGCGCGGGCTTGTCATGAACAAATCGAAAACGATCGGATTGCTCGTTTCCGGACTGACAAGGGACAGCGCCAAAGACAATTTTACGTTTGAAGTGCTAGCCGGTGTTAACGAATATGTAAGTGAGGTCGATTACGATATGGTGCTGTTCAGTACGACATCGACAAAACAGCGGGAAAAAACGTACACCCAATTGTGCCGCGAGCGCCGTGTCGATGGAGCGATTTTGCAAGGAATTCGCACCGACGACCCATACTTGCACGAGGTTGTGGAGAGTAATATCCCGTGCGTTTTAATCGATATTCCCATCGAGTCGAAGACGGTCGGCTATGTAACGACGGATAATGTGCTTGGGGCGAAAAAAGCGGTGCGCCATTTAATTGAACTTGGGCATAAACGAATTGCCATGATTAACGGCTACGAATACGCTTTTGTGAGCGAACAGCGGTTGAAAGGATTTAAGGAGGCGCTGCTTGAAGCTGGGTTGCCGGTACGGGAATATTGGATTGCGAACGGGGCGTTTCGTGAAGAAATTGCCGAACAAGAAGCGTTGCGATTGCTTCAGTACTATCCAGAAATAACGGCGTTCTTTTGCGCCAGCGATTTAATGGCATTAGGTGTGATTAAAGCGGCAAAACGGCTTGGAAAGCAGGTGCCAGATGACGTTGCGGTCATCGGTTATGACGACATTATTTTAGCTTCATATTCCGCGCCCTCGCTGTCAACAATCGCCCAAGATAAGTTCGCTATGGGATATGAAGCCGCCAAGCTGCTCATCGCTATGCTGGAAGGAAAGGCAGATTCGCATGTAAAAATTTTGCAAACAGAGTTAAAGGTTCGGGAATCGACAGTCAAAGGAGTCAAGTAA
- a CDS encoding DUF485 domain-containing protein — translation MAVKKQSFAEQAVVDYEAIAQSASFRGLIREKKAFIIPATFFFFAFYLILPILTSYSKVLNAPAIGPVSWAWLFAFAQFAMTWALCILYSKRAAKFDDIVEQVKQEAKEGGNA, via the coding sequence ATGGCAGTAAAAAAACAATCCTTTGCCGAACAGGCAGTTGTTGATTATGAAGCAATCGCCCAATCCGCCTCGTTTCGTGGCCTTATCCGAGAGAAAAAAGCCTTTATTATTCCAGCGACGTTCTTTTTCTTTGCATTTTACCTCATCCTTCCGATCTTGACGTCGTACTCAAAGGTGCTCAACGCGCCAGCAATCGGGCCGGTTAGTTGGGCGTGGCTGTTCGCCTTCGCACAATTTGCCATGACTTGGGCTTTATGCATCCTTTATTCGAAACGGGCTGCCAAGTTTGACGACATCGTTGAACAAGTAAAACAGGAAGCGAAGGAAGGAGGAAACGCTTAA
- a CDS encoding cation acetate symporter: MNGLAFFLFLVIVALTLVITYYASKRTKTTSDFYTADSSLTGWQNGLAIAGDYMSAASFLGIAGMIALAGFDGFFYSIGFLVAYLVVLYIVAEPLRNLGKYTMADMIAARFDDKKVRGVAALNTIAISTFYMIAQLVGAGGLIKLLLGLDYIYSVLIVGILMTVYVVFGGMTATSWVQIIKAVLLMVGTFIISIIVFAKFDFSIAKMFHEMKTATPLGDAFLNPGNKFKNPLDTISLNLALVLGTAGLPHILIRFFTVKDAPTARKSVVYATWVIGIFYVLTIFLGFGAAAFVGHDNIVAADPAGNMAAPLLAEALGGDFLFAFVAAVAFATILAVVAGLVLSAASAFAHDFYSHILRRGQATEKEQMLAARWASVGVSVLSILLALFAQKMNVAFLVSLAFAVAASANLPTIVFTIFWRRFNTTGAITGMLVGLISALLLVFFSPNVWSPQPGAAIFVGEPLFKLANPGIISIPLGFIGAIIGTLVSSKKADEKKYTEIVVKANTGIGRV; this comes from the coding sequence ATGAACGGATTAGCCTTTTTCCTCTTCCTCGTCATCGTCGCCTTGACGCTTGTCATTACGTACTATGCCTCGAAACGGACGAAAACGACGAGCGATTTTTACACCGCTGACAGCAGCCTAACCGGATGGCAAAATGGACTGGCCATCGCCGGCGATTATATGTCTGCCGCCTCCTTTTTAGGCATTGCCGGCATGATCGCCCTGGCTGGATTTGACGGCTTCTTCTACAGCATCGGTTTCCTTGTTGCCTATCTTGTCGTCCTGTATATCGTCGCCGAGCCGCTTCGCAATCTTGGCAAGTACACGATGGCCGACATGATCGCCGCCCGTTTTGATGATAAAAAAGTGCGCGGTGTCGCCGCCTTGAATACGATCGCCATCTCGACTTTTTATATGATTGCACAACTTGTCGGCGCCGGCGGCCTTATTAAGCTCCTGCTTGGGCTCGATTACATTTATTCCGTCTTGATCGTCGGCATTTTAATGACCGTGTATGTCGTGTTCGGCGGCATGACGGCCACGAGCTGGGTGCAAATCATCAAAGCCGTCTTGTTGATGGTCGGTACGTTTATCATTTCCATCATCGTCTTTGCTAAATTCGACTTCAGCATCGCCAAAATGTTCCACGAGATGAAAACAGCAACACCGCTTGGCGATGCGTTTTTAAACCCGGGCAACAAGTTTAAAAATCCGCTGGACACGATTTCGCTCAACTTGGCGCTCGTCTTAGGGACGGCTGGATTGCCGCACATTTTAATCCGCTTCTTCACCGTCAAAGACGCACCGACTGCGCGCAAGTCAGTCGTTTATGCAACATGGGTTATCGGCATTTTCTATGTTTTAACCATCTTTTTAGGATTTGGCGCTGCTGCGTTTGTCGGTCATGATAACATCGTCGCCGCTGACCCTGCCGGCAATATGGCAGCCCCGCTTCTAGCCGAAGCGCTTGGTGGAGATTTCTTATTTGCTTTTGTTGCCGCGGTTGCCTTTGCCACGATTTTGGCGGTTGTCGCCGGGCTTGTGTTGTCAGCGGCCTCGGCGTTTGCCCACGACTTTTACAGCCATATTTTGCGGCGCGGCCAGGCAACGGAAAAAGAACAAATGCTTGCTGCCCGCTGGGCATCGGTCGGCGTCTCGGTATTATCGATTTTGTTAGCGCTGTTTGCCCAAAAAATGAACGTTGCCTTCCTTGTGTCGCTCGCCTTTGCCGTCGCTGCAAGCGCCAACTTGCCGACGATCGTCTTTACGATCTTCTGGCGTCGCTTTAATACGACAGGAGCCATTACTGGCATGCTCGTTGGCTTGATCAGCGCCCTGTTGCTCGTCTTCTTCAGCCCGAACGTCTGGTCGCCGCAGCCAGGAGCCGCCATTTTCGTTGGCGAACCGCTCTTTAAACTCGCCAATC
- a CDS encoding anti-sigma factor domain-containing protein, translating into MKKGIVLELDEEFVTVLTTEGEFLRVKKEGEYEVGEEIEAGAVKKTFPFHRRSFRYALVSALAAAVLLVTTWIQWPSGAVYAYMSIDINPSIEAGVDDDLHVLTLKAYNEEGKNVLAALPAWKNKPFSAVAEQIIVLSEKKGYLKEGGEVLITTVEKERNASSARKLSAELAEIERSVADDRIVIKTANSTMEVRSRAAEQGMTTGKLLQIEKKAKPASSTSTKPDKEKGQSGKKEKKPSPVKGQKLEQPAQMKQKHGEQKPKQQKKEKQPLHERKNTDSNKESPPSDKEISPKGKNHGNARPSRPGGHYVEKKAADGRHDRSNKKDRRDPANVHRQPTIIDSKTKKAE; encoded by the coding sequence GTGAAGAAGGGGATTGTGCTGGAATTGGACGAAGAGTTTGTCACCGTATTGACGACCGAGGGGGAATTTCTCCGGGTGAAAAAGGAAGGGGAGTATGAAGTTGGAGAAGAGATTGAAGCAGGTGCAGTAAAAAAAACCTTTCCATTTCACCGTCGTTCGTTTCGATATGCATTGGTGAGCGCTTTGGCAGCGGCCGTGCTGCTTGTCACCACTTGGATTCAGTGGCCTTCCGGCGCGGTGTACGCATATATGTCGATCGACATTAATCCGAGCATTGAAGCGGGGGTCGACGATGATCTGCACGTATTGACGTTAAAGGCGTATAATGAAGAAGGAAAAAACGTGCTCGCTGCGCTCCCTGCATGGAAAAATAAACCGTTTTCTGCGGTGGCGGAACAAATTATTGTATTAAGCGAAAAAAAGGGCTATTTAAAGGAAGGCGGCGAAGTGCTCATTACAACGGTGGAAAAAGAGCGTAACGCCTCCTCGGCGCGGAAGCTGTCCGCTGAGCTTGCTGAAATCGAGCGGTCGGTGGCGGACGACCGGATCGTTATCAAAACGGCAAACAGCACAATGGAAGTGCGCAGCCGGGCAGCTGAGCAAGGAATGACGACCGGAAAACTGTTGCAGATCGAGAAAAAAGCAAAACCGGCCTCGTCCACATCCACCAAGCCAGACAAAGAGAAAGGACAAAGCGGAAAGAAGGAAAAGAAACCATCACCAGTAAAAGGGCAAAAACTAGAGCAGCCGGCGCAAATGAAACAAAAGCATGGCGAACAGAAACCAAAGCAGCAGAAAAAAGAAAAACAGCCGTTGCACGAGCGAAAAAACACCGATTCAAATAAAGAAAGTCCCCCGTCGGACAAAGAGATTTCTCCGAAAGGGAAAAACCATGGGAACGCCCGTCCGTCGCGGCCGGGCGGTCATTATGTAGAGAAAAAGGCGGCGGATGGCCGGCACGACCGCAGCAACAAGAAAGATCGCCGCGATCCGGCGAATGTCCACCGCCAGCCGACAATCATCGATTCCAAAACGAAAAAAGCCGAGTGA
- a CDS encoding ABC transporter substrate-binding protein — protein sequence MGKTKWIAALGITTMLFGSVLAGCGGGEKSEQANGGSKQGEKVEVTLAGWGGNPSEQKLLQQTLDDFEKKHPNIKVKYEVIADQYMDVIKTRLAGGQGPDVFYLDAFEAPALIETGALEPLDKYVTDEFDVNDFEKPMLDAFRGEDGKIYGFPKDYSTLALFYNKKMFEEAGVEVPKTWDELREAAKKLTKGKDVYGFGVAPELARLYYIAESKGGKVVTDNKASFADSKVVDALQPIVDMHLKDKTAAQPNEVGATWGGEMFGQGKAAMVIEGNWAIPFLQDTFPNLEFGTAEIPTINGKKATMAYTVAYVMNKDSQKKEAAWELISYLTGKEGMKTWTSKGYALPTRKSVAAELGFDKDPLRAPLVAGAPYATVWQNGTNLPIIVNNFNNQFVSAFLGERPLADALKEAEKTANSEIESR from the coding sequence ATGGGCAAAACAAAATGGATAGCGGCACTAGGCATTACGACGATGCTGTTTGGGAGTGTATTGGCCGGTTGCGGCGGCGGTGAGAAAAGTGAGCAGGCAAACGGAGGAAGCAAGCAAGGCGAGAAAGTGGAAGTCACGTTAGCCGGCTGGGGGGGCAACCCAAGCGAGCAAAAGTTGCTGCAACAAACGCTTGATGACTTTGAGAAAAAACATCCGAATATTAAAGTTAAATATGAGGTAATCGCCGATCAGTATATGGATGTCATTAAAACCCGTTTAGCGGGGGGACAAGGGCCGGACGTGTTTTATCTCGATGCGTTTGAAGCCCCGGCTCTGATTGAAACAGGAGCGCTCGAGCCGCTCGACAAATATGTGACCGATGAGTTTGATGTAAACGATTTTGAAAAGCCGATGCTCGATGCATTTAGGGGGGAAGACGGGAAAATTTATGGTTTCCCAAAAGATTATTCGACGTTAGCTTTGTTTTACAATAAAAAAATGTTTGAAGAGGCAGGCGTCGAAGTGCCGAAAACGTGGGATGAACTGAGAGAGGCAGCGAAAAAGCTGACGAAAGGGAAAGATGTATATGGGTTTGGCGTTGCTCCAGAATTGGCCCGTCTATACTATATCGCCGAGTCAAAAGGCGGCAAAGTCGTCACGGACAACAAAGCAAGTTTTGCTGATTCAAAGGTGGTCGACGCACTCCAGCCGATCGTTGATATGCACTTGAAAGATAAAACGGCGGCTCAGCCGAACGAAGTCGGGGCAACATGGGGTGGCGAGATGTTCGGCCAAGGCAAGGCTGCTATGGTCATTGAAGGCAACTGGGCGATTCCGTTTTTGCAAGATACATTCCCGAATTTAGAATTCGGAACGGCCGAAATCCCAACGATCAACGGCAAAAAGGCAACGATGGCGTATACGGTAGCCTATGTGATGAATAAAGATTCACAAAAGAAAGAAGCAGCTTGGGAACTCATCTCGTATTTGACCGGGAAAGAAGGCATGAAAACGTGGACAAGCAAGGGCTACGCTTTGCCGACACGCAAATCGGTCGCTGCTGAACTTGGATTTGATAAAGATCCGTTGCGGGCTCCATTAGTAGCCGGAGCGCCGTACGCTACCGTATGGCAAAACGGAACGAACTTGCCGATTATTGTCAACAACTTCAATAACCAGTTTGTCAGTGCTTTCTTAGGGGAGCGCCCGCTTGCTGACGCGTTGAAAGAAGCAGAAAAAACGGCGAACAGCGAAATCGAAAGCAGATAA
- a CDS encoding amylo-alpha-1,6-glucosidase — MDYRVIKENDLFLLTDREGNIPEHHPYGLGLYMKDTRFLSKWDLRINREKPILLSSDAAENYVATILLTNPHMEKSGEVVLWRESVEIERKRFIYEDVLYETIKLKNYHPKPVQFEVSVHIDADFADMFIVRGFQTGEVGKRTGQTMGHRSLTFGYVGADGIKRATRVAWDRPEKAVFEHGEISFHFALQHAEEQTVTFAIAPHIGQEEGKQFVPLEEAFYRLKESYCRWEEKTAKVTTDDHRLERLVRRGIVDLRVLLTDLGYGPFPVAGLPWFGVPFGRDSLIAALQLLPFNHEVAKGTLLTMAHYQGKKEDPWRDEQPGKIMHEIRFGELANTNQIPFTPYYGTIDATPLFLVLLAEYVKWTGDFDLVVQLREHIDAALVWIDQYGDRDGDLFVEYHQQSSKGIANQGWKDSGDSIVHRNGEYARSPIALVEVQGYVYQAKTALADIFEHLGEPERAKELRHQAKALKERFDEQFWMEDVKFYAIALDEKKVQVGTVTSNPGHVLLSGMLNKERAEAVVRMLLSAKMFSGYGIRTMGEGEAGYNPISYHNGSVWPHDNSLTLLGLSKLGKQREAKTVIQGLIEAANYFEYDRLPELFCGYSRSVGNPVPYPVACSPQAWAAGTPLAFIQALLGLFPNALEKNIYLSPMLLDSMNMLRVENISIGGGRLSLTIMREHENFNVQIDENTTGWDVVIR; from the coding sequence ATGGATTACCGTGTGATCAAGGAAAATGATTTATTTTTATTAACAGACCGTGAGGGAAATATTCCAGAACACCATCCGTACGGACTTGGTTTATACATGAAAGACACCCGTTTTTTAAGCAAATGGGATTTGCGCATTAACAGGGAAAAACCGATTTTGCTGTCTTCTGATGCTGCGGAAAACTATGTTGCCACGATTTTGCTGACGAACCCGCATATGGAGAAAAGCGGGGAAGTGGTGTTATGGCGCGAATCGGTTGAAATTGAGCGGAAGCGCTTCATATATGAGGACGTTCTCTATGAAACGATAAAACTAAAAAACTATCACCCAAAGCCGGTACAGTTTGAAGTCAGTGTACATATCGATGCTGATTTTGCCGACATGTTTATCGTGCGGGGATTTCAGACCGGAGAAGTAGGAAAGCGGACTGGGCAGACGATGGGGCATCGTTCGTTAACGTTTGGCTATGTGGGGGCGGATGGAATCAAGCGGGCGACACGAGTCGCCTGGGATCGGCCGGAAAAAGCGGTGTTTGAACACGGAGAAATCTCTTTTCATTTTGCTCTCCAACATGCAGAAGAGCAAACCGTCACATTTGCGATTGCGCCGCATATAGGCCAAGAGGAAGGGAAACAATTCGTTCCGTTAGAGGAAGCATTTTACCGCCTAAAAGAATCATACTGCCGCTGGGAGGAAAAGACAGCGAAAGTCACAACGGACGATCATCGCCTGGAGCGTCTCGTTCGCCGCGGAATCGTCGATTTGCGGGTGCTGCTGACAGACTTAGGGTATGGGCCATTTCCTGTTGCCGGGCTGCCATGGTTTGGCGTGCCGTTTGGCCGTGATAGCCTGATCGCCGCACTGCAGCTGTTGCCGTTCAACCATGAGGTCGCCAAAGGGACGTTGCTGACGATGGCTCACTATCAAGGGAAAAAGGAAGATCCATGGCGGGATGAGCAGCCGGGAAAAATCATGCATGAAATTCGTTTTGGCGAGCTGGCCAACACGAATCAAATTCCGTTTACCCCTTACTATGGAACGATTGATGCCACTCCACTGTTTTTAGTGTTGCTGGCTGAGTACGTAAAATGGACGGGAGATTTTGATCTTGTCGTCCAACTGCGCGAACATATTGATGCGGCGCTCGTTTGGATCGATCAGTACGGCGACCGCGACGGGGATTTGTTTGTTGAGTACCATCAGCAATCGAGCAAAGGAATCGCTAACCAAGGGTGGAAAGATTCCGGGGACTCGATTGTTCACCGGAACGGTGAATACGCCCGCTCTCCAATCGCTCTTGTCGAAGTGCAAGGGTATGTATACCAAGCGAAAACGGCGCTTGCTGATATTTTCGAGCATCTTGGCGAACCGGAGCGGGCTAAGGAGTTGCGCCATCAGGCGAAAGCGTTGAAAGAGCGGTTCGACGAGCAATTTTGGATGGAAGATGTGAAATTTTACGCCATTGCTCTAGACGAAAAGAAGGTGCAAGTTGGCACGGTGACGTCAAACCCCGGACATGTGTTGTTGTCAGGAATGTTGAATAAAGAGCGGGCCGAGGCGGTTGTTCGGATGCTTTTATCTGCGAAGATGTTCTCCGGCTATGGGATTCGGACAATGGGAGAGGGTGAAGCTGGATACAATCCGATCAGTTACCATAACGGAAGCGTATGGCCGCATGACAACAGCTTGACTTTGCTTGGCCTCAGCAAGTTAGGCAAGCAGCGCGAGGCGAAGACGGTGATTCAAGGGCTGATCGAGGCGGCGAACTACTTTGAGTACGACCGGCTGCCGGAACTGTTTTGCGGATACAGCCGCTCGGTCGGAAACCCGGTTCCTTACCCTGTCGCCTGCTCGCCGCAGGCATGGGCGGCAGGAACGCCGCTTGCGTTTATTCAAGCTTTACTAGGATTGTTCCCAAATGCGCTCGAAAAGAACATTTATTTATCGCCGATGCTACTTGATTCAATGAATATGTTACGGGTGGAAAACATCTCGATCGGCGGCGGGCGGTTGTCGCTGACCATCATGCGTGAGCATGAGAACTTCAACGTCCAAATCGATGAAAATACGACAGGCTGGGATGTTGTGATTCGTTAA
- a CDS encoding amino acid permease: MNLFRKKPIQALLNESGAKGASLRKELGAFDLTMLGIGAIIGTGIFVLTGVAAAEHAGPALVLSFILSALACVFAALCYAEFASTVPVSGSAYTYSYATFGELFAWILGWDLILEYGVASSAVAAGWSGYFQGLLAGFGIELPKALTSAYNPEKGTIIDLPAILIILFITFLLNMGAKKSARFNTVVVFIKVAVILLFLAVGVWYVKPENWTPFMPYGFAGVATGAATVFFAYIGFDAVSTAAEEVRNPQRNMPIGIIVSLLVCTLLYIAVSLVLTGIVPYDQLNVKNPVAFALNYINQDWVAGFISLGAIGGITTVLLVMLYGQTRLFYAISRDGLLPKVFARISPTRQVPYVNTWLTGAAVAVFAGIIPLNKLAELTNIGTLFAFITVSIGVLVLRKTQPNLKRAFRVPFVPVIPILAVLFCGYLVLQLPMTTWIGFISWLLIGLVIYFVYGRKHSALNEIAKSEEKVG; the protein is encoded by the coding sequence ATGAATTTGTTTCGTAAAAAACCGATTCAGGCGCTTTTAAACGAATCGGGGGCGAAAGGAGCCTCGCTGCGGAAAGAGTTAGGGGCATTCGACTTAACGATGCTCGGCATCGGTGCCATTATCGGGACGGGCATTTTCGTCCTGACCGGGGTGGCTGCGGCAGAGCATGCCGGTCCGGCGCTCGTTCTCTCGTTTATTTTATCTGCCTTGGCTTGCGTGTTTGCGGCGCTTTGTTACGCTGAGTTTGCTTCGACCGTACCGGTGTCGGGAAGCGCGTACACATATAGCTATGCCACATTTGGTGAACTGTTCGCTTGGATTTTAGGTTGGGACTTGATTTTGGAATATGGGGTCGCTTCATCAGCGGTCGCCGCCGGCTGGTCCGGCTATTTCCAAGGCCTGCTCGCTGGGTTTGGCATTGAGCTGCCGAAGGCGCTCACGAGCGCATATAATCCGGAGAAAGGCACAATCATCGATTTGCCGGCTATTCTCATTATTTTGTTCATTACGTTTTTACTGAACATGGGTGCGAAAAAATCGGCCCGTTTCAATACGGTCGTGGTTTTTATTAAAGTGGCTGTCATCTTGCTTTTCTTGGCGGTTGGCGTTTGGTATGTCAAGCCGGAAAACTGGACGCCGTTTATGCCATATGGATTTGCAGGTGTTGCGACCGGCGCTGCAACAGTGTTTTTCGCTTACATCGGGTTTGATGCGGTGTCGACCGCGGCGGAAGAAGTGCGCAACCCGCAACGCAATATGCCAATTGGCATCATCGTGTCGTTGCTTGTCTGCACGTTATTGTACATCGCTGTTTCGCTCGTGCTGACGGGCATCGTTCCGTACGATCAATTGAACGTAAAAAACCCGGTGGCGTTCGCGTTAAACTATATCAATCAAGACTGGGTCGCCGGCTTTATTTCGCTCGGGGCGATCGGAGGCATCACGACGGTGCTGCTTGTCATGCTTTACGGGCAGACACGTCTCTTTTATGCGATCAGCCGCGACGGTTTGCTGCCGAAAGTGTTTGCTCGCATCAGCCCGACGCGCCAAGTGCCGTATGTCAATACGTGGCTGACGGGAGCGGCTGTAGCGGTATTCGCCGGCATCATCCCGCTGAACAAACTGGCGGAACTGACGAACATTGGGACGCTCTTTGCCTTTATTACCGTTTCAATTGGCGTTCTTGTGCTGCGCAAAACGCAGCCGAACTTAAAGCGGGCGTTCCGCGTCCCGTTCGTTCCGGTCATCCCGATTTTAGCCGTCTTGTTCTGCGGCTACTTAGTTCTTCAGCTCCCGATGACGACATGGATCGGTTTTATCTCGTGGCTGCTGATTGGTTTGGTCATTTACTTTGTCTACGGCCGCAAGCATAGCGCGCTTAACGAAATAGCTAAAAGTGAAGAAAAAGTCGGTTAA